Part of the Candidatus Auribacterota bacterium genome, GGAGCACCTCTCCCCTGAGGACGTCCGCCCTCCGCACAATGAGCAGCGGGTCCACATGCTCCTCTCTGAGAAAATTTATCCAGTCCGCGTACTCGCCCGGCTCGAGCTCCCTTGGCCGGGGCTCTTTGTCCTTCCGTGCGCCGACCGGCCGATGCGGAGTCCCCTTCTCCATGCACGCCGGGGGGATGAGGTGACGCGCCGCGTTACCCGCCCCCCCTTCGCCGCAGGGGATAAAAAGGTACAGTTCCTCCATGGCCCGTGTGCACGCGACGTAGACGACATTCAGATTGTCGATGATCGATTTCCTGTACTCCTCACGGTACGCCTCCCTCACTTCGTCCGAGAAGGAGGTGTATTTCCGGTCCAGCCTCACGAGGCGTAATCGCGCACCCTCCCGCCTCACCGTGAACGGCGCCGACCCCCTGCCGGACGACGCCCCGCCCGGGGAGAACTCCAGGAAGGGTACGATCACCGTGGGGAACTGGAGCCCCTTCGCTTTGTGAATGGTCATTACCCTGACGGCGCGCGCGGGCAACGAGGTTACAAAGAGGTCGTCGCCGGCGCTGCGTTCGAAGTAGTCCAAAAAATCGGCGATGCCGGGGTGCTCTTCCTCCTGCTCCTTGATCAATTGAAGGAAGCGCATGAAAAAGGCGCGGGATCTGGAGAAGCGCTCCAGCGCCTTGAACGTACCGATGATCGCCACGACAAGCTCGTAGAGCGGGACGAACCCGACATTCCTGAAGAACTCCTCGATCTGATCCTCCCAAGCGGCCGGGTAGCGCGCGCGGAAATCGCGATAGAGGTACGGGGCCGGCCCGGAGGCGCGCCGCACCCTCGCGGAGAACAGGAAATCCTGCACCTCCCCCTCGGGGACCCCTGCGGCACCGGTGAACATCTCTCCGAGCACGAACGAAGCGAAGGAGAGGTCATCGATGGGAGTGTTGAGAAACCGGAGGAACGAGACGAGTTCCTTGATGTGCGGGTTGTTCCGTATGCTCAGCGTCTTGTCCGAGGCCGCCGGTATGTTATCGGCGATCAGCCAGCCGGTGACGAGCTCCACGTCGTCATTTTCACGGGTGAGCACGGCGATATCCCCGGGGGCGAACCGCTGCTTCAGCTTCTTCACAAGCTGGAGCAGCCGCTGCCTGACCCTCCGCTCGGCCTCCTCCCTGTCCGCACATTCGACGAGCTCCGCCTTCACGTACCCATCGGGTGCGTCGGCACGCCATTCCTGCCGCGAACTGCTGAATATGCACAGAATGTCGTGCATGTCTCCATCAGTGAGGCGCCTCCTGTCGGTGATCTCTTCGGGCTGTAGTACATTCAGAAAGCGCCCCAGGTTCTCCACCGAGAAGACCTCATTGTTGAATCCTGCGATCGCCTTCCCGCTGCGGAAATTTTTCCTCAGGTAGTCCCGGTAGGTTGGAGCATTGTCGAACAATTCGGGCGCCCTGTCAAAAAGCTCTATCTCTCCTCCCCTGAACCGGTAGATGGCCTGTTTCTTGTCCCCCACGTAGAAAAGTGAGCCGCCTCGTGAAAGCGCCTCTCGGACCATCTCCTGGATATTGTTCCATTGGAGGGTGCTGGTATCCTGGAATTCGTCGATCAGGAAGTGGCTGAACTGGCAGGCGAGCCGGAAGTAGATTTCGGACACACCTACCAGCTCGTCTCCGAAAAGCTCCGCGGCGAGGCGGTTCAGCTCTCCGAGAAACACGAGATCATCCCTGCGCGCCAGTCTCCGGAATCGGACGAGGACCGCCTGGAAGATGTCGATATAGCAGTCGAATACCGCGCGGGCCTCATCACTCGCGAGGCCTATGATCCCCTCGCGTATGCTCCGCCACAACTCATGGGTCGCACCAGGCGCCGCACACCCCTTATTCACCGGAAACGCGTCCCTGACGAAGTATCTACCCAGCGTCCCCACGTCAAGCCCCCGC contains:
- a CDS encoding UvrD-helicase domain-containing protein, which codes for MKKERPAPLRFPEIRVVEASAGSGKTYALAQRYLQLLLRRESRPEEMRGILAITFTNAAAREMKERILEFLKKIALDVFKDREEKEAILSSLPVRGDSGRRKARALLDYLVRNYNYFQVQTIDSFINLLLSGCASELQLSAGFGIQKDTTDCLAYSLDECIEAAHRDLRMKKLFECFLRQYIYVEDKGGWFPRRDVLGVVASLYACSNIYGVDFEKSGLTSENMLSRKKALKDLIAELRDKCPEGTHKGFRNSLEKTLVQNPRGLDVGTLGRYFVRDAFPVNKGCAAPGATHELWRSIREGIIGLASDEARAVFDCYIDIFQAVLVRFRRLARRDDLVFLGELNRLAAELFGDELVGVSEIYFRLACQFSHFLIDEFQDTSTLQWNNIQEMVREALSRGGSLFYVGDKKQAIYRFRGGEIELFDRAPELFDNAPTYRDYLRKNFRSGKAIAGFNNEVFSVENLGRFLNVLQPEEITDRRRLTDGDMHDILCIFSSSRQEWRADAPDGYVKAELVECADREEAERRVRQRLLQLVKKLKQRFAPGDIAVLTRENDDVELVTGWLIADNIPAASDKTLSIRNNPHIKELVSFLRFLNTPIDDLSFASFVLGEMFTGAAGVPEGEVQDFLFSARVRRASGPAPYLYRDFRARYPAAWEDQIEEFFRNVGFVPLYELVVAIIGTFKALERFSRSRAFFMRFLQLIKEQEEEHPGIADFLDYFERSAGDDLFVTSLPARAVRVMTIHKAKGLQFPTVIVPFLEFSPGGASSGRGSAPFTVRREGARLRLVRLDRKYTSFSDEVREAYREEYRKSIIDNLNVVYVACTRAMEELYLFIPCGEGGAGNAARHLIPPACMEKGTPHRPVGARKDKEPRPRELEPGEYADWINFLREEHVDPLLIVRRADVLRGEVLHFILSRIGNLHGRDAEEVLARAVGEASLRYPSATVRAEAASTIRTILNNRSTRPFFQVERGEVYTEKEIAYAEGRTSRIDRLVVTGDEAWVIDFKSSEGDRAAHREQVDGYVRMVRDAYQRLRVRGFLMFMDEVRVEEL